Proteins from a single region of Gossypium arboreum isolate Shixiya-1 chromosome 1, ASM2569848v2, whole genome shotgun sequence:
- the LOC108483813 gene encoding probable WRKY transcription factor 20 has translation MEEQILASSSSSSSSSSAVAAATMQHDLSGSAGSGGARYKLVAPAKLPISRSACITIPPGLSPSSFLESPVLLSDVKAEPSPTTGSLIKPQAVHASVACSTYSATTACSNAFDERNPSTFEFRPHPRSNMAPADLDPQRSEQSRQIQIQYQTISFNSSASVKSEMAGSSNVLSLSVPVHTATSMASAHAEVDAEELNQIGNPNGGMPSGQSDHRGVGPVSSEDGYNWRKYGQKHVKGCEFPRSYYKCTHPNCEVKKLFERSHDGQITEIIYKGTHDHPKPQPSRRYSSGNIMSGQEERSDKVSSLNGRDDKSYCGYGQMAHSIEPNSTADISPVTANDDNLDEVEDDDPFSKRRKMDGGIDITPVVKPIREPRVVVQTVSEVDILDDGYRWRKYGQKVVRGNPNPRSYYKCTNAGCPVRKHVERASHDPKAVITTYEGKHNHDVPTAKTGSHDTAGPVAMCGPSRVRSEENDAISLDLGVGISSVPEHASNEQQQLDSELVQSRPQAGGSSFKFVQPTMMAYYGALNGSMNQYVSRENPSEGRGVEITPLNHSYAFPQSMGRILTGP, from the exons ATGGAGGAGCAAATATTagcatcttcttcttcttcatcatcttcttcttcggCTGTTGCTGCGGCTACTATGCAGCACGATCTATCGGGTTCGGCTGGTTCTGGTGGAGCTCGGTACAAGCTAGTGGCTCCAGCTAAGCTACCCATCTCAAGGTCGGCTTGTATTACGATTCCACCTGGGCTTAGTCCTTCTTCTTTCTTGGAGTCTCCAGTTCTTCTTTCTGACGTTAAG GCGGAGCCTTCACCGACTACTGGTTCTCTTATCAAGCCTCAAGCAGTACACGCCTCTGTTGCTTGTAGTACATATTCAGCAACCACTGCGTGTTCTAATGCTTTTGACGAAAGAAATCCAAGCACCTTTGAGTTTAGACCTCATCCTAGATCAAATATG GCTCCTGCAGATTTAGACCCGCAGAGAAGTGAGCAATCTCGGCAGATCCAAATTCAATATCAGACCATATCATTCAATTCATCAGCTTCAGTTAAGAGTGAGATGGCAGGCTCCTCGAATGTATTGAGCCTTTCCGTACCTGTTCATACAGCTACTTCTATGGCTAGCGCTCATGCTGAAGTCGATGCAGAGGAATTAAACCAGATAGGTAACCCAAATGGTGGGATGCCATCTGGGCAGTCTGATCATAGAGGAGTTGGGCCTGTGTCATCTGAAGATGGATACAACTGGAGAAAGTATGGACAGAAACATGTGAAAGGATGTGAATTTCCACGCAGTTATTACAAATGTACACATCCTAATTGTGAAGTGAAAAAGCTGTTTGAGCGATCTCATGATGGACAGATTACTGAGATAATATACAAAGGTACACATGATCATCCTAAACCTCAGCCTAGCCGCCGATATTCTTCTGGTAATATCATGTCTGGCCAAGAAGAAAGATCTGACAAGGTCTCATCTTTGAATGGTAGAGATG ACAAGTCATATTGCGGTTATGGCCAGATGGCTCATAGTATTGAGCCAAATAGTACTGCAGATATATCTCCTGTCACAGCTAATGATGATAATTTAGatgaggttgaagatgatgatccATTCTCGAAACGGAG GAAGATGGATGGTGGGATTGATATCACTCCTGTGGTGAAGCCAATCCGGGAACCACGTGTTGTTGTTCAGACTGTGAGTGAAGTTGATATACTGGATGATGGGTATCGTTGGCGCAAATATGGGCAAAAAGTAGTGAGAGGAAATCCTAATCCTCG GAGTTATTATAAGTGCACAAATGCCGGTTGTCCTGTTAGAAAACACGTTGAGAGGGCATCTCATGATCCGAAAGCCGTTATAACCACATACGAGGGAAAACACAATCACGATGTGCCAACTGCAAAAACTGGTAGTCATGATACAGCAGGACCAGTAGCAATGTGTGGGCCATCAAGGGTTAGATCAGAAGAAAATGATGCCATTAGTCTTGATCTTGGTGTTGGTATTAGTTCCGTTCCCGAACATGCTTCAAATGAGCAACAACAATTGGATTCTGAACTGGTCCAAAGCCGCCCACAGGCTGGTGGTTCAAGTTTCAAATTTGTTCAACCAACTATGATGGCATATTACGGTGCTCTAAATGGCAGCATGAATCAGTATGTTTCTAGAGAAAATCCGAGCGAAGGCCGTGGTGTTGAAATTACACCCCTAAATCACTCTTATGCATTTCCACAGAGCATGGGAAGAATACTAACCGGTCCGTAA